A genome region from Camelina sativa cultivar DH55 chromosome 10, Cs, whole genome shotgun sequence includes the following:
- the LOC104717505 gene encoding nucleolin 2-like yields the protein MEKKRSKSKSSTDFQEIGDDDMLIALKKPKIHKEKSQENNEDEKIISKDASIIQDIKKLTKSIKELSKTVKKLQEILLTKADLLDQVSLKEKETPKKKEEEIVTCGFDCKEFKGNNFNTIFVKGFQQSQTRDDIKDALTTIFSSFGVVTRVFVPIECKTRVPLGFAFINLRGGEGNDKALELNGRRMGGRELEVTIARETDEFYAYPGFNGCGRCIRFISPEYYYGHHDDIISWL from the exons ATGGAGAAGAAGCGCTCCAAATCGAAATCTTCCACT gaTTTTCAGGAAATTGGTGATGATGACATGCTAATTGCCCTGAAAAAGCCGAAGATACACAAGGAGAAATCTCAG gaaaataatgaagatgaaaaaattATCTCGAAAGATGCAAGTATCAtacaa gatataaaaaaattgacgaAATCTATCAAAGAGCTGTCTAAAACCGTGAAAAAACTACAGGAGATTCTTTTGACAAAAGCCGATCTACTAGATCAGGTTTCATTGAAG gagAAAGAAACCCCAAAgaaaaaggaggaagagatAGTCACTTGTGGTTTTGATTGTAAAGAATTCAAGGGAAACAATTTTAATACCATTTTCGTTAAGGGATTTCAACAGTCGCAAACTAGGGATGATATCAAGGATGCATTGACTACCATTTTCAGTTCTTTTGGAGTCGTCACAAGGGTTTTTGTTCCCATAGAGTGTAAAACCCGTGTTCCCTTAGGATTTGCTTTCATTAATCTGAGAGGTGGCGAAGGCAATGACAAGGCGTTAGAACTGAATGGAAGACGCATGGGAGGAAGGGAGCTTGAGGTGACAATTGCTAGAGAAACCGACGAATTCTATGCCTACCCTGGCTTCAATGGGTGTGGACGCTGTATACGATTTATAAGCCCTGAATACTACTATGGCCACCACGATGATATCATTTCATGGTTATAG